Proteins co-encoded in one Corylus avellana chromosome ca9, CavTom2PMs-1.0 genomic window:
- the LOC132162039 gene encoding putative serine/threonine-protein kinase, giving the protein MKRRLWMNCFSSGSETDISSREERNEENFRVFTYNELKSATSGFHPTNKIGEGGFGTVYKGQLRDGSFVAVKVLSIELESMRGEREFIAEIATLCNIKHKNLVTFRGCCVEGAKRYIVYDYMENNSLAHTLLGAKQNRMRFSWEARRDISIGVARALAYLLEEVEPHIIHRDIKASNILLDRNFTPKVSDFGLAKLLIDSSSHVSTRVAGTLGYLAPEYAVSGHLTRKSDVYSFGVLLLEIVSGRPVVDFDLDYREQYLVQKAWDAYEANALVKLVDPTLDKNFPETEAVRFLKVGLLCVQETAKLRPGMPAVVEMLVNDSVKDSKIYPPGLVADFTNIRLRPTHSSAGSSSSFGMSTVSSVNLGR; this is encoded by the exons ATGAAGAGGCGCCTTTGGATGAATTGCTTCTCTTCAGGATCAGAAACGGATATAAGCAGTCGAG aagaaagaaatgaagaaaattttcgCGTATTCACCTACAACGAACTGAAATCGGCCACCAGCGGCTTCCATCCCACGAACAAGATCGGAGAAGGCGGCTTCGGCACCGTCTACAAG GGCCAGCTCCGAGATGGCTCGTTCGTGGCtgtaaaagtgctttcaattgaGCTTGAATCGATGCGAGGCGAGAGAGAATTCATTGCTGAAATCGCCACACTCTGCAACATCAAACACAAAAATCTTGTCACCTTCCGAGGATGTTGTGTCGAAGGAGCTAAAAGATATATAGTCTACGATTACATGGAAAACAACAGCCTTGCTCACACCTTACTTG GTGCAAAGCAAAACAGGATGAGATTTAGTTGGGAAGCAAGGCGGGATATTTCGATCGGAGTGGCTCGGGCGCTGGCCTATCTTCTTGAGGAGGTTGAACCCCACATTATCCACAGAGACATTAAAGCCAGCAACATACTTCTTGATAGAAACTTTACTCCAAAAGTTTCGGATTTTGGGCTGGCAAAGCTGCTTATAGACAGCTCTTCCCATGTTAGTACTCGTGTTGCCGGCACATT aggctATCTTGCTCCGGAATATGCCGTCAGCGGGCATTTGACCCGAAAATCGGACGTTTATAGCTTCGGCGTACTACTATTAGAAATTGTCAGCGGGCGGCCGGTGGTTGATTTTGACCTTGACTATAGGGAACAGTATCTAGTTCAGAAG GCATGGGATGCCTACGAGGCCAATGCCCTTGTAAAATTGGTGGATCCTACGCTTGATAAGAACTTCCCGGAGACGGAAGCCGTCCGGTTCTTAAAGGTGGGTCTGCTTTGCGTGCAAGAAACGGCAAAGCTCCGGCCAGGAATGCCGGCGGTCGTTGAAATGTTGGTCAATGACAGCGTCAAAGATTCGAAAATTTATCCACCTGGGCTTGTTGCTGATTTCACGAATATCAGATTGCGGCCAACGCATTCATCGGCGGGGTCGAGTTCGTCTTTTGGGATGTCCACGGTGAGTTCAGTCAACCTTGGCCGTTGA